The Treponema sp. J25 genome has a window encoding:
- the amrB gene encoding AmmeMemoRadiSam system protein B, with product MTKSIRKRGLPPGWYPDTREAIQTFVEEQRQKNPPSFSCGAVVVPHAGWYFSGSLALHGLELLSKECKTLVVIGGHLSSRDTPRIMSRDGVETPLGVLPVDGEFTQKIQQLISWIEDEEVDNTVEVQLPMIHYLFPAVQIVWLRLPPSLESYRIGKTIARIARELGYPCGVVGSTDLTHYGPNYGFVPQGVGKAALGWVKEVNDKMLLDAIQRRDPEEILKRAHQDYSACSIGAVLGTLGFADEAGYTRVHLIEYATSADRYPSYSFVGYGVVGFSSP from the coding sequence ATGACGAAATCTATTCGTAAGCGGGGCCTTCCGCCGGGGTGGTACCCCGATACCAGAGAAGCTATCCAGACCTTTGTGGAAGAACAACGACAAAAAAACCCTCCATCATTTTCCTGTGGGGCCGTGGTAGTACCCCATGCGGGCTGGTATTTTTCGGGGAGCCTCGCCCTCCATGGCCTTGAGCTTCTTTCTAAAGAATGCAAGACCCTCGTCGTAATAGGGGGACACCTTTCTTCGCGGGATACGCCGCGAATTATGAGCCGCGATGGGGTAGAAACACCCCTTGGTGTGTTACCGGTAGATGGGGAGTTTACCCAAAAAATCCAGCAACTTATTTCTTGGATAGAAGATGAAGAGGTGGATAATACGGTGGAAGTGCAGCTCCCCATGATTCACTATCTTTTCCCCGCTGTCCAAATAGTATGGCTACGCTTGCCCCCTTCGCTTGAATCATACAGGATAGGTAAGACCATAGCCCGGATTGCCCGGGAACTGGGGTATCCCTGTGGGGTGGTTGGTTCTACCGACCTTACCCACTATGGGCCCAATTATGGCTTTGTTCCCCAGGGGGTGGGAAAGGCTGCCCTCGGTTGGGTTAAAGAGGTAAATGACAAGATGCTCCTCGACGCTATTCAGCGCCGGGATCCTGAGGAAATCCTGAAGCGGGCCCATCAAGACTATTCGGCCTGTTCCATCGGAGCGGTGTTGGGGACCCTCGGTTTCGCCGATGAGGCAGGATATACCCGCGTTCACCTCATTGAGTACGCTACCAGCGCCGATAGGTATCCGTCCTATTCTTTTGTAGGGTACGGCGTCGTGGGCTTTTCTTCTCCGTAA